A portion of the Kineosporia corallincola genome contains these proteins:
- the nuoF gene encoding NADH-quinone oxidoreductase subunit NuoF produces MAETDRTPVTLTPVLSKHWNEPEAWTLASYERNGGYGALRRALAMEPGDVVTAVKDSGLRGRGGAGFPTGLKWSFLPKPDGLPRYLVINADESEPGTCKDIPLMMATPQYLIEGAIITSHAIGAERAFIYLRGEVVHVYRRLLQAVEEARAAGYLGENVLGSGKNFDIVVHAGAGAYICGEETALLDSLEGRRGQPRLKPPFPAVAGLYARPTVVNNVESIASVPSIIDNGASWFTGMGTAKSAGFGFFSLSGHVKNPGQYEAPLGITLRELIDMAGGIREGHELKFWTPGGSSTPMFTAEQLDVPLDFESTAGAGSMLGTRALQIFDETVCVVRAVLRWTEFYAHESCGKCTPCREGTYWLVQVLRQLENGQGKPEDLDRLLDICDNILGRAFCALGDGATSPISSSVKSFRAEYLRHLDEGGCPFDPVKSTLFAGVNA; encoded by the coding sequence ATGGCTGAAACCGATCGCACGCCGGTCACTCTCACCCCGGTGCTGTCGAAGCACTGGAACGAGCCCGAGGCCTGGACGCTGGCGAGCTACGAGCGCAACGGCGGCTACGGCGCGCTGCGCCGGGCCCTGGCCATGGAGCCCGGCGACGTCGTCACCGCGGTCAAGGACTCCGGTCTGCGCGGCCGGGGCGGCGCGGGCTTCCCGACCGGCCTGAAGTGGAGCTTCCTGCCCAAGCCGGACGGTCTGCCGCGCTACCTGGTGATCAACGCCGACGAGTCGGAACCGGGTACCTGTAAAGACATTCCGCTGATGATGGCCACGCCGCAGTACCTGATCGAGGGCGCGATCATCACCAGCCACGCGATCGGCGCCGAGCGCGCGTTCATCTACCTGCGCGGCGAGGTGGTGCACGTGTACCGCCGTCTGCTCCAGGCCGTCGAGGAGGCGCGCGCCGCGGGCTATCTCGGTGAGAACGTGCTGGGCTCGGGCAAGAACTTCGACATCGTGGTGCACGCCGGGGCCGGCGCCTACATCTGCGGTGAGGAGACGGCCCTGCTGGACTCGCTGGAGGGCCGGCGCGGCCAGCCCCGGCTGAAGCCGCCGTTCCCCGCCGTGGCCGGGCTGTACGCCCGCCCCACCGTGGTGAACAACGTGGAGTCCATCGCCAGCGTGCCCAGCATCATCGACAACGGCGCGTCCTGGTTCACCGGCATGGGCACCGCGAAGAGTGCCGGTTTCGGCTTCTTCTCGCTCTCCGGCCACGTGAAGAACCCCGGCCAGTACGAGGCTCCGCTCGGCATCACGCTGCGCGAGCTGATCGACATGGCCGGCGGCATCCGCGAGGGTCACGAGCTGAAGTTCTGGACGCCGGGTGGCTCGTCCACGCCGATGTTCACGGCCGAACAGCTCGACGTACCGCTGGATTTCGAGTCCACCGCGGGCGCCGGATCGATGCTCGGCACCCGGGCGCTCCAGATCTTCGACGAGACGGTCTGCGTGGTGCGGGCGGTGCTGCGCTGGACCGAGTTCTACGCGCACGAGTCCTGCGGCAAGTGCACGCCCTGCCGCGAGGGCACCTACTGGCTGGTGCAGGTGCTGCGCCAGCTGGAGAACGGCCAGGGCAAGCCGGAAGACCTGGACCGTCTGCTGGACATCTGCGACAACATCCTGGGCCGCGCGTTCTGCGCCCTGGGTGACGGCGCGACCAGCCCGATCAGCTCGTCCGTGAAGTCCTTCCGGGCCGAGTACCTGCGCCACCTGGACGAGGGCGGCTGTCCCTTCGACCCGGTGAAGTCCACGCTCTTCGCTGGAGTGAACGCCTGA
- a CDS encoding NADH-quinone oxidoreductase subunit G — protein MTVTEPSKAAVELVTLTIDGIETSVPKGTLLIRAAEELGIAIPRFCDHPLLAPAGACRQCLVEVAMPDREGNVRPMPKPQASCTMTATPGMVVKTQLTSPVSEKAQRGVMELLLINHPLDCPVCDKGGECPLQNQALANGQADSRFTEVKRTFPKPIRISTQVLLDRERCILCQRCTRFSKEIAGDPFIDLQMRGAHQQIGTFSPGVLNFHVDLPDPVVRTSEELEPTVETATQGAPVDESRGATRDHATGTYAADNITTSGAAMLDESGQPFASYFSGNTIQICPVGALTGAAYRFRARPFDLVSTKGVCEHCAGGCALRVDHRRGKVTRRLAAEDPAVNEEWNCDKGRWAFNWATGADRLTHPLVRDPDSGELEPVSWPYALQVAAAGLLKARDAGGVGVLPGGRLTVEDAYAYAKFARVVLRTNDIDFRARAHSAEEEAFLGHAVAGTGLGVTFAAVEAAPSVLLAGLEAEEEAASLFLRLRKSVLKGRKKVYSIAPWSSRGLIKLSGTLIQTLPGQEAVALGTPAAAEAVAEPGSIILVGPRLTESPGAYQAALALAASSGARLAWVPRRSGERGAVEAGALPGLLPGGRPVSDPAARVDIAAAWDVDSLPTEPGRDTTRILDDAAAGTLSGLLVGSVDPDDLPDPAAARAALEQASFVVSLEVRASAVTAYADVVLPVAPPAEKGGTFLNWEGRRREFPQALTSDALSDGEVLDSLATETGARLGLRGEFAGTAELTQLGAWEGARPAQPEAHVVEPVDSTLLSTWSMLLDRGRLQDGEPYLAGTAHRAVARMSPATVAELGLKPGSTGTVTVFNDRGEITLPLAVTPMPDGVVWLPSNSPGSPVRARLAAGNGAAVSVRLASDTLMGA, from the coding sequence ATGACTGTCACTGAGCCCTCGAAGGCGGCTGTCGAGCTGGTCACCCTGACCATCGACGGGATCGAGACCAGCGTGCCCAAGGGCACCCTGCTGATCCGTGCCGCCGAAGAACTGGGCATCGCGATCCCGAGGTTCTGCGACCACCCCCTGCTGGCCCCGGCCGGCGCCTGCCGGCAGTGCCTGGTCGAGGTCGCCATGCCGGACCGGGAGGGGAACGTGCGGCCGATGCCCAAGCCGCAGGCCTCCTGCACGATGACGGCCACCCCCGGGATGGTGGTGAAGACCCAGCTGACCTCGCCGGTCTCCGAGAAGGCCCAGCGCGGGGTGATGGAGCTGCTGCTCATCAACCACCCGCTGGACTGCCCGGTCTGCGACAAGGGCGGCGAGTGCCCGCTCCAGAACCAGGCTCTCGCCAACGGCCAGGCCGACAGTCGGTTCACCGAGGTGAAGCGCACCTTCCCGAAGCCGATCCGGATCTCCACGCAGGTCCTGCTCGACCGCGAGCGCTGCATCCTGTGCCAGCGCTGCACCCGGTTCTCCAAGGAGATCGCCGGTGACCCGTTCATCGACCTCCAGATGCGCGGCGCGCACCAGCAGATCGGGACGTTCTCGCCGGGCGTGCTGAACTTCCACGTCGACCTGCCCGACCCGGTGGTGCGCACCAGCGAGGAGCTGGAGCCGACGGTCGAGACGGCCACCCAGGGCGCCCCGGTCGACGAGTCCCGGGGCGCCACCCGCGATCACGCGACCGGAACCTACGCCGCCGACAACATCACCACCTCCGGTGCTGCGATGCTGGACGAGTCCGGCCAGCCGTTCGCCAGCTACTTCTCCGGCAACACCATCCAGATCTGCCCGGTCGGCGCGCTGACCGGCGCGGCCTACCGGTTCCGGGCCCGGCCGTTCGACCTGGTCTCCACCAAGGGCGTGTGCGAGCACTGCGCCGGTGGCTGCGCGCTGCGCGTCGACCACCGCCGGGGCAAGGTCACCCGCCGTCTGGCCGCCGAGGACCCGGCGGTGAACGAGGAGTGGAACTGCGACAAGGGCCGCTGGGCGTTCAACTGGGCCACCGGCGCCGACCGTCTCACCCACCCGCTGGTCCGCGACCCGGACAGCGGTGAGCTGGAGCCGGTCTCCTGGCCGTACGCGCTCCAGGTGGCCGCGGCCGGTCTGCTCAAGGCCCGGGACGCCGGTGGCGTCGGGGTGCTGCCCGGCGGCCGGCTGACCGTCGAAGACGCCTACGCCTACGCCAAGTTCGCCCGGGTGGTGCTGCGCACCAACGACATCGACTTCCGCGCCCGAGCGCACTCGGCCGAGGAGGAGGCCTTCCTCGGCCACGCCGTGGCCGGCACCGGTCTGGGCGTCACCTTCGCCGCGGTCGAGGCCGCGCCGTCGGTGCTGCTGGCCGGTCTGGAGGCCGAGGAGGAGGCCGCGAGCCTGTTCCTGCGCCTGCGCAAGTCGGTGCTGAAGGGCCGCAAGAAGGTCTACTCGATCGCCCCCTGGTCCAGCCGCGGCCTGATCAAGCTGTCCGGCACGCTGATCCAGACGCTGCCCGGCCAGGAGGCCGTCGCGCTGGGCACCCCGGCCGCCGCCGAGGCGGTGGCCGAGCCCGGCTCGATCATCCTGGTCGGCCCGCGCCTGACCGAGTCGCCCGGCGCGTACCAGGCCGCCCTGGCCCTGGCCGCGAGCTCCGGGGCCCGGCTGGCCTGGGTCCCGCGCCGCTCCGGCGAGCGCGGCGCGGTGGAGGCCGGTGCGCTGCCCGGCCTGCTGCCCGGTGGCCGGCCGGTCTCCGACCCGGCCGCCCGCGTCGACATCGCCGCCGCCTGGGACGTCGACAGCCTGCCCACCGAGCCCGGCCGGGACACCACCCGGATCCTCGACGACGCCGCCGCCGGAACGCTTTCCGGTCTGCTGGTGGGCTCCGTGGACCCGGACGACCTGCCCGACCCGGCCGCCGCGCGCGCCGCCCTCGAACAGGCGTCCTTCGTGGTCAGCCTGGAGGTCCGGGCCAGCGCCGTGACGGCCTACGCGGACGTCGTCCTCCCGGTGGCCCCGCCGGCCGAGAAGGGCGGCACGTTCCTGAACTGGGAGGGACGCCGCCGGGAGTTCCCGCAGGCGCTCACCTCCGACGCCCTCAGCGACGGCGAGGTGCTCGACAGCCTGGCCACCGAGACCGGGGCGCGGCTCGGCCTGCGCGGCGAGTTCGCCGGCACCGCCGAGCTGACCCAGCTCGGCGCCTGGGAGGGTGCCCGGCCCGCCCAGCCCGAGGCGCACGTCGTGGAACCCGTTGACAGCACGCTGCTCTCGACCTGGTCGATGCTGCTCGACCGGGGCCGGTTGCAGGACGGGGAGCCCTACCTGGCCGGCACGGCGCACCGTGCGGTGGCCCGGATGTCGCCCGCCACCGTTGCCGAGCTCGGCCTGAAACCGGGCTCCACGGGCACGGTGACGGTGTTCAACGACCGTGGGGAGATCACCTTGCCGCTCGCCGTCACCCCGATGCCCGACGGCGTCGTCTGGCTGCCGAGCAACTCCCCGGGCAGCCCGGTGCGGGCCCGGCTCGCGGCCGGCAACGGCGCCGCGGTCTCGGTCCGGCTCGCGAGCGACACGCTGATGGGAGCCTGA
- the nuoH gene encoding NADH-quinone oxidoreductase subunit NuoH — translation MFYAENPVADFSQDNGWVIALKAVLLFVIAVVATLLMIWAERRVVGRMQSRPGPNRNGPFGLLQSLADGVKLALKEDIIPAAADKIVFIIAPAISAIACFTSFAVIPFGPQARIPFTDIVTPLQLTDMNVAVLFILAVAGVGVYGIVLAGWSSNSTYPLLGGVRSSAQVISYEIAMGLALVSVFLYSGSMSTSAIVDAQQSIWWCLPLLPSFVIYVIAMVGETNRAPFDLPEAEGELVGGFHTEYSSLKFALFFLAEYVNMVTVSMLATTLFLGGWRAPWPISLWDDANTGYYPVIWFFAKTCLFLFLYIWLRGTLPRLRYDQFMRFGWKILIPAALVWTMAVAVVRAMDQFGDIGRRDRVMILVGVVLVLALVWGAVEALRPKPVEETPVDPEVPVDPFAGGFPVPAMPGQKLVRTNGQTPKTTETPALEEVRGG, via the coding sequence ATGTTCTACGCCGAGAACCCGGTCGCCGACTTCTCGCAGGACAACGGCTGGGTCATCGCCCTGAAGGCGGTGCTGCTGTTCGTCATCGCGGTGGTCGCGACCCTGCTGATGATCTGGGCCGAGCGCCGGGTGGTCGGCCGCATGCAGTCGCGGCCGGGCCCGAACCGCAACGGGCCGTTCGGTCTGCTTCAGTCGCTGGCCGACGGCGTGAAACTGGCGCTGAAGGAAGACATCATCCCGGCCGCGGCCGACAAGATCGTCTTCATCATCGCGCCGGCCATCTCCGCCATCGCCTGTTTCACCTCGTTCGCGGTGATCCCGTTCGGGCCGCAGGCCCGGATCCCGTTCACCGACATCGTCACCCCGCTCCAGCTCACCGACATGAACGTGGCGGTGCTGTTCATCCTCGCGGTGGCCGGTGTCGGTGTGTACGGCATCGTGCTGGCCGGCTGGTCGTCGAACTCCACCTACCCGCTGCTGGGCGGGGTGCGCTCCTCGGCCCAGGTGATCTCCTACGAGATCGCCATGGGCCTGGCGCTGGTCAGCGTGTTCCTCTACAGCGGCTCGATGTCGACCTCGGCGATCGTCGACGCGCAGCAGTCGATCTGGTGGTGCCTGCCGCTGCTGCCGTCGTTCGTCATCTACGTGATCGCGATGGTCGGCGAGACCAACCGGGCACCGTTCGACCTGCCCGAGGCGGAGGGCGAGCTGGTCGGTGGTTTCCACACCGAGTACAGCTCGCTGAAGTTCGCCCTGTTCTTCCTCGCCGAGTACGTCAACATGGTCACCGTCTCGATGCTGGCGACCACGCTGTTCCTCGGCGGGTGGCGCGCCCCGTGGCCGATCTCGCTGTGGGACGACGCGAACACCGGCTACTACCCGGTGATCTGGTTCTTCGCCAAGACCTGCCTGTTCCTGTTCCTCTACATCTGGCTGCGCGGCACCCTGCCCCGGTTGCGCTACGACCAGTTCATGCGCTTCGGCTGGAAGATCCTGATCCCCGCCGCGCTGGTCTGGACGATGGCCGTCGCGGTGGTGCGGGCCATGGACCAGTTCGGCGACATCGGCCGCCGCGACCGGGTGATGATCCTGGTCGGCGTGGTGCTGGTGCTCGCCCTGGTCTGGGGTGCGGTCGAGGCGCTGCGGCCGAAACCGGTCGAGGAGACGCCGGTCGACCCGGAGGTGCCGGTGGACCCGTTCGCGGGTGGTTTCCCGGTGCCGGCCATGCCCGGCCAGAAACTGGTCCGCACCAACGGTCAGACGCCGAAAACCACCGAAACACCTGCACTGGAGGAGGTCCGCGGTGGCTGA
- the nuoI gene encoding NADH-quinone oxidoreductase subunit NuoI, whose translation MADRETNEGEEGGWLSAFAPIAGFGVTFSTMFTKVVTEEYPEVKTPTAPRFHGRHQLNRHPDGLEKCVGCELCAWACPADAIYVEGADNTEEERFSPGERYGRVYQINYLRCILCGLCIEACPTRALTMTNDYEQLKGKTRAGLIFEKQDLLAPILGGMIAAPHPMVPGTTEKDYYQGKVTQAVPEQQDWVDARTGDDESVEEVSR comes from the coding sequence GTGGCTGACCGCGAAACTAACGAGGGCGAAGAGGGCGGCTGGCTCTCGGCCTTCGCCCCCATCGCCGGGTTCGGTGTCACCTTCTCGACGATGTTCACGAAGGTGGTCACCGAGGAGTACCCGGAGGTGAAAACCCCGACCGCTCCCCGGTTCCACGGTCGTCACCAGCTGAACCGGCACCCGGACGGTCTGGAGAAGTGCGTCGGCTGCGAGCTGTGCGCCTGGGCCTGTCCCGCCGACGCGATCTACGTGGAGGGCGCGGACAACACCGAGGAGGAACGCTTCTCGCCCGGTGAGCGCTACGGCCGCGTGTACCAGATCAACTACCTGCGCTGCATTCTCTGCGGACTGTGCATCGAGGCCTGCCCCACCCGGGCGCTGACGATGACGAACGACTACGAGCAGCTGAAGGGCAAGACCCGGGCGGGCCTGATCTTCGAGAAGCAGGACCTGCTGGCCCCGATACTCGGCGGGATGATCGCGGCGCCGCACCCGATGGTGCCCGGCACCACCGAGAAGGACTACTACCAGGGCAAGGTCACGCAGGCCGTGCCCGAGCAGCAGGACTGGGTCGACGCCCGCACCGGCGACGACGAGAGCGTGGAGGAGGTGTCCCGGTGA
- a CDS encoding NADH-quinone oxidoreductase subunit J, with protein MTSSLLLAATDGAADFGGTGENWLFWIIAIITVPAALGLIFVRKAVHAALCMALVMVCLGIVYLALQAPFLGMVQIFVYAGAVMMLFLFLLMLVGVDSSDSLVETIKGQRWLALVFGLALAVLMISVIGQVSYGGAKGLNDIDTAGNMTKMAELIFGQYVWAFEATSALLITAVLGAMVLAHRERLTPKPTQKTLAAQRIKDGPIKAPLPSPGVFARHNAVDIPALLPDGSPSELSVSRVLTARGQNRSVLTVSEDVTIIEAEISPNAQNQSDAQGHPLRGAGNPGVNSADVADVDRAAEVAEDEVEGSRA; from the coding sequence GTGACCTCCTCGCTCCTGCTCGCGGCCACCGACGGCGCCGCCGACTTCGGTGGCACCGGCGAGAACTGGCTGTTCTGGATCATCGCGATCATCACCGTGCCGGCCGCGCTCGGCCTGATCTTCGTGCGCAAGGCGGTGCACGCCGCGCTCTGCATGGCGCTGGTGATGGTCTGCCTCGGCATCGTCTACCTGGCGCTCCAGGCCCCGTTCCTGGGCATGGTGCAGATCTTCGTCTACGCCGGCGCCGTGATGATGCTGTTCCTCTTCCTGCTGATGCTGGTCGGCGTCGACTCCTCGGACTCGCTGGTCGAGACGATCAAGGGGCAGCGCTGGCTGGCCCTGGTCTTCGGTCTCGCCCTGGCGGTGCTGATGATCTCGGTGATCGGCCAGGTCAGCTACGGCGGCGCCAAGGGCCTGAACGACATCGACACGGCCGGCAACATGACGAAGATGGCCGAGCTGATCTTCGGCCAGTACGTCTGGGCCTTCGAGGCCACCAGCGCCCTGTTGATCACCGCCGTGCTCGGCGCGATGGTGCTGGCGCACCGCGAGCGGCTCACCCCGAAGCCGACGCAGAAGACGCTGGCGGCACAGCGGATCAAGGACGGCCCGATCAAGGCCCCGCTGCCCTCGCCCGGGGTGTTCGCCCGGCACAACGCGGTCGACATCCCGGCCCTGCTGCCCGACGGCAGCCCGTCCGAGCTGTCGGTCTCCCGCGTGCTCACCGCCCGTGGCCAGAACCGTTCCGTGCTCACGGTTTCCGAGGACGTCACGATCATCGAGGCGGAGATCAGCCCGAACGCCCAGAACCAGAGCGACGCCCAGGGGCACCCGCTGCGCGGTGCCGGCAACCCGGGTGTGAACAGTGCCGACGTCGCCGACGTCGACCGGGCGGCCGAGGTCGCCGAGGACGAGGTCGAAGGGAGCCGGGCATGA
- the nuoK gene encoding NADH-quinone oxidoreductase subunit NuoK: MNQIHWLYLSVLLFSIGSVTVLVRRNAIVVFMGVELMLNAANLAFVTFARINGTIEGQVIALFVMLVAAAEVVVGLAIIFTIFRTRRSASVDDANLLKY, from the coding sequence ATGAACCAGATCCACTGGCTCTACCTCTCGGTGCTGCTGTTCTCGATCGGTTCCGTCACCGTGCTGGTGCGGCGCAACGCGATCGTGGTGTTCATGGGCGTCGAGCTCATGCTCAACGCCGCCAACCTGGCCTTCGTCACCTTCGCCCGGATCAACGGCACCATCGAGGGCCAGGTGATCGCGCTGTTCGTGATGCTCGTCGCGGCGGCCGAGGTCGTGGTCGGGCTGGCGATCATCTTCACCATCTTCCGCACCCGCAGGTCCGCGTCGGTCGACGACGCCAACCTGCTGAAGTACTGA
- the nuoL gene encoding NADH-quinone oxidoreductase subunit L, with amino-acid sequence MTAEIGVYHAAEGTLQSGAWLLIALPALGAAILLLGGRRTDKWGHWLGVAMSWASFAWAALLFLNLTGLDGEERAIGVHLFPWIQAGTFSLDAGLLVDQLSIAFVLLVTFVGSLIHVYSVAYMEHDPDRRRFFAYLNLFVASMLLLVLADSYLLLFVGWEGVGLASYLLIGFWNHNPAYATAAKKAFLVNRVGDIGLSLGIMAMFAAFGTVTFSGVFAEAGNASEAKLTVIGLLLLVGACGKSAQFPLQSWLGDAMAGPTPVSALIHAATMVTAGVYLVVRSTPVYVGAPDAQLVVVIVGAITLVYGAIVGCAKDDIKKALAASTMSQIGYMMLAAGLGPVGAAFAIFHLLTHGFFKAGMFLGAGSVMHGMNDSVNMRGFGRLSGVMKVTWITFGLGWLAILGVPPFSGYWSKDKIIEAAFIGDGWRPWVFGLAALLGAGVTAFYMSRLFFMTFQGREKRWDDEAHPHESPALMTVPMVILSVGSAVLGLALGVSDGLVHWLEPVTGHVEHEEPVLSVPVLTGLTLLLVAVGVALAWRMYWQASVPATAPRGSLLTRAARRDLFQDDVNEGLFMRPGQYLTRALVFVDNRGVDGAVRGLAALVGGLGGRLRRVQTGLVRSYAASMLAGVVILLGGVLAVRL; translated from the coding sequence ATGACCGCCGAAATCGGGGTGTACCACGCAGCCGAGGGCACCCTCCAGTCCGGCGCCTGGCTGCTGATCGCCCTCCCGGCCCTGGGCGCCGCGATCCTCCTGCTCGGCGGCCGTCGCACCGACAAGTGGGGGCACTGGCTCGGGGTGGCGATGAGCTGGGCGTCGTTCGCCTGGGCCGCCCTGCTCTTCCTGAACCTGACGGGTCTGGACGGCGAGGAGCGCGCGATCGGCGTGCACCTGTTCCCGTGGATCCAGGCGGGCACGTTCAGCCTGGACGCCGGGCTGCTGGTCGACCAGCTCTCCATCGCCTTCGTGCTGCTGGTGACGTTCGTCGGCTCGCTCATCCACGTCTACTCCGTGGCCTACATGGAGCACGACCCGGACCGGCGCCGGTTCTTCGCCTACCTCAACCTGTTCGTCGCCTCGATGCTCCTGCTCGTCCTGGCCGACTCCTACCTGCTGTTGTTCGTCGGCTGGGAGGGGGTGGGACTTGCGTCGTACCTGCTGATCGGTTTCTGGAACCACAACCCGGCCTACGCCACCGCGGCGAAGAAGGCGTTCCTCGTCAACCGGGTCGGTGACATCGGGCTCTCGCTGGGCATCATGGCGATGTTCGCGGCGTTCGGAACCGTCACGTTCAGCGGCGTCTTCGCCGAGGCCGGCAACGCGAGCGAGGCCAAGCTCACCGTCATCGGCCTGCTGCTGCTCGTCGGGGCCTGCGGCAAGTCCGCGCAGTTCCCGCTCCAGTCCTGGCTGGGCGACGCGATGGCCGGCCCCACCCCGGTCTCCGCACTGATCCACGCCGCCACCATGGTCACGGCCGGCGTCTACCTGGTGGTCCGTTCCACGCCGGTCTACGTCGGTGCGCCGGACGCCCAGCTGGTCGTCGTCATCGTCGGTGCGATCACCCTGGTCTACGGGGCGATCGTGGGCTGCGCCAAGGACGACATCAAGAAGGCGCTGGCCGCCTCCACGATGTCGCAGATCGGCTACATGATGCTGGCCGCGGGCCTGGGTCCGGTCGGCGCCGCGTTCGCCATCTTCCACCTGCTCACCCACGGCTTCTTCAAGGCCGGCATGTTCCTCGGGGCCGGCTCGGTCATGCACGGCATGAACGACTCGGTGAACATGCGCGGTTTCGGCCGCCTCTCGGGCGTCATGAAGGTCACCTGGATCACCTTCGGGCTGGGCTGGCTGGCGATCCTCGGCGTGCCGCCGTTCTCCGGCTACTGGAGCAAGGACAAGATCATCGAGGCCGCGTTCATCGGCGACGGCTGGCGGCCCTGGGTGTTCGGCCTGGCCGCGCTGCTCGGCGCCGGGGTGACCGCGTTCTACATGTCCCGCCTCTTCTTCATGACCTTCCAGGGCAGGGAGAAGCGCTGGGACGACGAGGCACACCCGCACGAGTCGCCGGCCCTGATGACGGTGCCGATGGTGATCCTCTCGGTCGGCTCGGCCGTGCTGGGTCTGGCCCTCGGCGTCTCCGACGGGCTGGTGCACTGGCTGGAGCCGGTCACCGGGCACGTCGAGCACGAGGAGCCGGTGCTGTCGGTGCCGGTGCTGACCGGTCTCACCCTGCTCCTGGTCGCCGTCGGCGTGGCCCTGGCCTGGCGGATGTACTGGCAGGCGAGCGTTCCGGCCACGGCTCCGCGGGGCAGCCTGCTCACCCGCGCCGCCCGGCGCGACCTGTTCCAGGACGACGTGAACGAGGGCCTGTTCATGCGCCCGGGTCAATACCTCACCCGAGCGCTGGTTTTCGTGGACAACCGGGGGGTGGACGGCGCGGTGCGCGGTCTCGCCGCCCTCGTCGGCGGGCTCGGCGGCCGGCTGCGCCGGGTGCAGACCGGTCTCGTCCGTTCGTATGCCGCGTCGATGCTCGCGGGCGTCGTCATCCTTCTCGGCGGCGTGCTCGCCGTTCGTCTCTGA
- a CDS encoding NADH-quinone oxidoreductase subunit M, whose amino-acid sequence MDFPWLTVIGAVPLAGSAAIAVLPKAAASRAKLVALGVSLVALVLTVVAATQFETSRAGEIQLSQVHSWIGEFGVSYAVGVNGIGLVMIALSAVLVPLCVLAAWNEVDDEKARLFFGLVMVLEAMMIGVFAARDLFLFYVFFEAMLIPVYFLIGTFGGNEQRRRYAAVKFLIYSLAGGLVMLVGVIALYAAGPGGEQGFLIDNLTGLDFSSSAAERLMFVAFFIAFAIKAPMWPVHTWLPDAAAEAPSGVAVLLVGVLDKVGTFGMLTLCLPLFPQASRWAAPVVLALAVTSVLYGALLAIGQTDLKRLIAYTSISHFGFIVLGIFAMTSTGQSGSTLYMVNHGFSTAALFLVAGFLINRRGSADIDEYGGLQRSTPVLAAGFLLAGLSSLALPGMSSFVSEFMVLTGTFIKYPGAAVVATAGMVLAALYILLTYQRMFTGPKKEFASGWKDASAREVWVVAPLIAVIIFMGIYPKPVLDVINPAVSTTMQQVGVTDPSATVTADTVEGENK is encoded by the coding sequence ATGGACTTCCCCTGGCTGACGGTGATCGGAGCCGTCCCCCTGGCGGGCTCGGCCGCGATCGCGGTCCTGCCCAAGGCCGCGGCGTCGCGGGCCAAGCTGGTCGCCCTCGGCGTCTCGCTGGTCGCCCTCGTGCTGACGGTGGTCGCGGCGACGCAGTTCGAGACCTCCCGGGCCGGCGAGATCCAGCTCTCGCAGGTGCATTCGTGGATCGGTGAGTTCGGCGTCAGCTACGCGGTCGGTGTGAACGGCATCGGCCTGGTGATGATCGCGCTGTCCGCCGTCCTCGTGCCGCTGTGCGTGCTGGCCGCCTGGAACGAGGTGGACGACGAGAAGGCCCGGCTGTTCTTCGGCCTGGTGATGGTGCTCGAGGCGATGATGATCGGGGTCTTCGCCGCCCGCGACCTCTTCCTGTTCTACGTCTTCTTCGAGGCCATGCTGATCCCGGTCTACTTCCTGATCGGCACCTTCGGCGGCAACGAGCAGCGCCGCCGCTACGCCGCGGTGAAGTTCCTGATCTACTCGCTGGCCGGCGGTCTGGTCATGCTGGTCGGCGTGATCGCGCTGTACGCCGCGGGCCCAGGGGGCGAGCAGGGCTTCCTGATCGACAACCTGACCGGCCTGGACTTCTCCAGCAGCGCGGCCGAGCGGCTGATGTTCGTGGCCTTCTTCATCGCCTTCGCGATCAAGGCGCCGATGTGGCCGGTGCACACCTGGCTGCCCGACGCGGCCGCCGAGGCCCCGTCCGGCGTCGCGGTTCTGCTGGTCGGCGTGCTCGACAAGGTGGGCACCTTCGGCATGCTGACGCTCTGCCTGCCGCTGTTCCCGCAGGCCAGCAGGTGGGCCGCCCCGGTGGTGCTGGCGCTGGCCGTGACCTCGGTGCTCTACGGCGCGCTGCTGGCCATCGGCCAGACCGACCTGAAGCGCCTGATCGCCTACACCTCGATCTCGCACTTCGGTTTCATCGTGCTCGGCATCTTCGCGATGACCTCGACCGGCCAGAGCGGCTCGACCCTCTACATGGTCAACCACGGGTTCTCCACCGCGGCGCTGTTCCTGGTCGCCGGGTTCCTGATCAACCGCCGCGGCTCGGCCGACATCGACGAGTACGGCGGCCTCCAGCGCAGCACCCCGGTGCTGGCCGCCGGGTTCCTGCTGGCCGGTCTGTCCAGCCTGGCGCTGCCCGGCATGTCCAGCTTCGTCAGCGAGTTCATGGTGCTCACCGGAACTTTCATCAAGTACCCGGGCGCGGCCGTGGTAGCCACGGCCGGCATGGTGCTGGCGGCCCTGTACATCCTGCTCACCTACCAGCGCATGTTCACCGGCCCGAAGAAGGAGTTCGCGAGCGGCTGGAAAGACGCCAGCGCCCGCGAGGTCTGGGTGGTGGCCCCGCTGATCGCGGTGATCATCTTCATGGGGATCTATCCGAAACCGGTGCTCGACGTGATCAATCCAGCCGTGAGCACCACCATGCAACAGGTCGGCGTCACTGACCCTTCAGCGACCGTCACGGCTGACACAGTTGAGGGAGAGAACAAGTGA